The Verrucomicrobiia bacterium genome has a window encoding:
- the nifJ gene encoding pyruvate:ferredoxin (flavodoxin) oxidoreductase, with amino-acid sequence MNARKLVTLDGNEAVANIAYRLNEVMAIYPITPSSPMAEFCDQWSSEGRKNLWGTVPSVVQYQSEGGAAGGVHGALQTGSLATTFTASQGLLLMIPNMFKIAGELLPCVFHVTARTIATHALSIFGDHSDVMAVRSCGWGMLCSASVQEATDFALIAQAASLKARLPFVHFFDGFRTSHEVQKIEMLAEADIRAMINDSLVNAFRARAMSPDRPVLRGTAQNPDAFFQGREACNPYYQACPDIVQEAMAQFARIVGRSYNLFDYVGAPDADRVIVLMGSGCEVAHEAVEHLMKQGEKVGVLKVRLFRPFDLGKFLAALPATVKKLAVLDRTKEPGAAGEPLYQDVVAAVAEAVMNGSSQFAAMPKIVGGRYGLSSKEFTPAMVKAVFDNLAQARPRHGFTVGIQDDVSHTSLPVDPDFSTEPDSVVRAMFYGLGADGTVGANKNSIKIIGEGTDNFAQGYFVYDSKKSGSMTVSHLRFGPQQIRSSYLVSRANFVACHLPGFLEKFDLLKNLVPGGVFLLNTPYGRDEVWSHLPTPVQKQLLAKRAKFYVIDATTVARNSGMGGRINTIMQVCFFALAGVLPRETAIEAIKHSIKKTYGKKGEEVVAMNLKAVDHTLEHLHEVPLTQPVNGAGPLLPPVSPAAPAFVRDVLGRLTAGEGDELPVSAFPADGTFPTGTAQFEKRNLALEIPVWDEKVCIQCLKCVAICPHATIRAKVYDDAELKNAPALFKSTASRLPEFKGQKFTLQVAAEDCTGCGICVDVCPARNKAEAKLKAINMRPQAPLREAERANWDFFLGLPELDRRKVKTTTLRQQQLMQPLFEFSGACAGCGETPYIKMLSQLFGDRAVIANATGCSSIYGGNLPTTPYATNKCGRGPTWCNSLFEDNAEFGLGFRVSLDKQREFAAELVKKLAPQLGDNLITGLLLADQHDEAGIQEQRERVEILKRKLAVLTTPEARLLASLADTLVKRSVWILGGDGWAYDIGYGGLDHVLASGRDVNVLVMDTEVYSNTGGQMSKSTPRGAVAKFAAGGKPAGKKDLGLIAMTYGNIYVASVAMGAKDEHTLKAFVEAESYPGPSLIIAYSHCIAHGIALDLGVGARQQKAAVESGQWLLYRYDPRRAERGENPLQLDSAAARMKVQDYMLTENRFKMLTKSRPDDAKKFFAQAQADADRRWKFYEYLAQRPFAPAQPAPAPATPSTVEN; translated from the coding sequence CGGAAGAACTTGTGGGGCACGGTGCCGTCGGTGGTTCAATACCAGAGCGAGGGCGGTGCCGCGGGCGGTGTGCACGGCGCGCTTCAGACGGGATCGCTGGCGACCACGTTTACGGCGTCGCAGGGGCTGCTGTTGATGATCCCCAACATGTTCAAGATCGCGGGCGAACTGCTGCCCTGCGTGTTTCACGTCACGGCCCGCACGATTGCGACGCATGCGCTGTCCATTTTCGGCGATCACAGTGACGTGATGGCGGTGCGCTCGTGCGGTTGGGGCATGTTGTGTTCCGCCAGCGTGCAGGAAGCCACGGATTTCGCGCTCATCGCGCAGGCGGCGTCACTGAAGGCGCGCCTGCCGTTCGTGCATTTCTTTGACGGATTTCGCACGTCGCATGAGGTGCAAAAAATCGAGATGCTCGCGGAGGCGGACATCCGGGCGATGATCAATGATTCGCTGGTCAATGCATTCCGCGCCCGGGCAATGTCACCTGACCGGCCGGTGTTGCGGGGCACGGCGCAAAATCCCGACGCGTTTTTCCAGGGTCGCGAAGCGTGCAATCCCTATTACCAGGCCTGCCCTGACATTGTGCAGGAGGCCATGGCGCAATTCGCCCGCATTGTGGGCCGCAGCTACAACCTCTTCGATTATGTCGGCGCGCCGGACGCTGATCGTGTCATCGTGCTGATGGGCTCAGGCTGCGAGGTTGCGCACGAAGCGGTCGAACATCTGATGAAACAGGGCGAGAAGGTCGGGGTGCTCAAGGTGCGGCTGTTTCGCCCCTTTGACCTGGGCAAGTTCCTGGCCGCGTTGCCGGCGACGGTGAAGAAGCTGGCCGTCCTTGACCGCACGAAGGAACCGGGCGCGGCGGGCGAGCCGCTTTACCAAGACGTGGTGGCCGCCGTGGCCGAGGCGGTGATGAACGGCTCCAGCCAGTTTGCAGCCATGCCGAAAATCGTCGGCGGCCGCTACGGTTTGTCATCGAAGGAATTCACGCCGGCCATGGTCAAGGCGGTGTTCGACAATCTGGCACAGGCCAGACCCCGGCATGGTTTCACCGTGGGCATTCAGGATGACGTCTCCCACACCAGCCTGCCCGTGGACCCGGACTTTTCGACCGAGCCGGACAGCGTGGTGCGCGCCATGTTCTACGGGCTGGGGGCGGATGGCACAGTGGGGGCGAACAAGAATTCCATCAAGATCATCGGCGAGGGCACGGACAATTTTGCGCAGGGCTACTTCGTTTACGACTCCAAGAAATCCGGCAGCATGACCGTGTCGCACCTGCGTTTTGGGCCGCAGCAAATCCGGTCCAGCTATCTCGTCAGCCGCGCGAATTTTGTGGCCTGCCACCTGCCCGGGTTTCTGGAGAAGTTCGACCTGCTGAAGAACCTCGTGCCGGGCGGCGTTTTCCTGCTCAACACGCCTTACGGCCGGGACGAAGTGTGGTCGCACCTGCCGACGCCGGTGCAGAAGCAGCTCCTCGCCAAGCGGGCGAAATTTTACGTGATCGATGCCACCACCGTGGCCCGGAACAGCGGCATGGGCGGGCGCATCAACACCATCATGCAGGTTTGCTTCTTCGCCCTGGCCGGCGTGCTGCCGCGCGAAACCGCCATCGAGGCCATCAAGCATTCCATCAAAAAAACCTACGGCAAAAAAGGCGAGGAGGTGGTGGCGATGAACCTCAAGGCGGTGGATCACACGCTGGAGCACCTGCATGAAGTGCCGCTCACGCAGCCCGTCAACGGTGCCGGCCCGTTGCTCCCGCCGGTCAGCCCGGCGGCTCCCGCATTCGTGCGGGACGTGCTGGGCCGGCTCACGGCCGGGGAGGGCGACGAACTGCCGGTGAGCGCCTTTCCGGCGGACGGCACCTTTCCCACGGGCACCGCGCAGTTTGAGAAGCGCAATCTGGCCCTCGAAATCCCGGTGTGGGATGAGAAGGTCTGCATCCAATGTCTCAAGTGCGTGGCGATTTGTCCGCATGCCACCATCCGCGCGAAGGTGTATGACGATGCGGAATTGAAGAACGCGCCGGCCCTGTTCAAGTCCACCGCCTCGCGCCTGCCGGAATTCAAGGGCCAGAAGTTTACCCTGCAGGTGGCGGCGGAGGACTGCACGGGTTGCGGCATCTGTGTGGATGTCTGCCCTGCGCGCAACAAGGCCGAGGCCAAATTGAAAGCGATCAACATGCGGCCGCAGGCGCCGTTGCGCGAGGCCGAGCGCGCCAACTGGGATTTCTTCCTGGGCCTGCCGGAACTGGACCGGCGCAAGGTGAAGACCACCACGTTGCGCCAGCAGCAGTTGATGCAGCCGCTCTTCGAATTCAGCGGCGCGTGCGCCGGCTGCGGCGAGACGCCCTACATCAAGATGCTGTCGCAACTGTTCGGGGACCGCGCCGTGATCGCCAATGCCACCGGCTGCTCCTCGATTTACGGCGGGAACCTGCCGACCACGCCCTACGCCACCAACAAATGCGGCCGCGGGCCGACGTGGTGCAATTCGTTGTTCGAGGACAACGCCGAGTTCGGCCTCGGCTTCCGGGTGTCGCTGGACAAGCAACGGGAGTTCGCGGCCGAACTCGTGAAAAAACTGGCGCCGCAGCTCGGCGACAATCTCATCACGGGCCTGCTGCTGGCCGATCAACACGATGAAGCCGGCATCCAGGAGCAGCGCGAGCGCGTGGAGATTTTGAAGCGGAAACTTGCTGTTTTGACCACGCCCGAGGCCCGGTTGCTGGCCTCGCTCGCCGACACGCTCGTAAAGCGCAGCGTGTGGATTCTCGGGGGCGACGGCTGGGCCTATGACATCGGCTACGGCGGCCTGGACCACGTGCTGGCGAGCGGCCGTGATGTGAACGTGCTCGTGATGGATACGGAAGTGTATTCCAACACGGGCGGCCAGATGTCGAAGTCCACGCCGCGCGGCGCGGTGGCGAAATTCGCCGCGGGCGGCAAGCCGGCCGGAAAAAAGGACCTGGGCCTCATCGCCATGACTTACGGCAACATCTACGTGGCGAGTGTCGCGATGGGTGCTAAGGATGAGCATACGTTGAAGGCGTTCGTCGAGGCGGAGAGTTATCCGGGACCGTCCCTGATCATCGCCTACAGCCATTGCATCGCGCACGGCATCGCGCTCGACCTGGGAGTGGGCGCCCGGCAGCAGAAGGCGGCGGTGGAGTCCGGCCAGTGGCTGCTTTACCGCTATGACCCCCGGCGCGCCGAGCGTGGCGAGAATCCGCTGCAACTGGATTCCGCGGCGGCCCGGATGAAGGTGCAGGACTACATGCTTACGGAAAACAGGTTCAAGATGCTCACCAAGAGCCGGCCCGACGACGCGAAGAAGTTTTTCGCCCAGGCACAGGCGGACGCCGACCGGCGGTGGAAGTTCTACGAATACCTCGCCCAGCGCCCGTTTGCGCCGGCCCAGCCCGCACCCGCACCGGCGACGCCCTCAACGGTCGAAAACTGA